In the genome of bacterium, the window GGAAAGAAAAAAATTCTGGCTAATTCCTGTTGTTATTATACTTTTACTTATAGGAATTTTAATATTTGTTAGCAGTATAACAGGGGTTTCTCCTTTTATTTATCCTTTATTCTAATTAAATATGGAACATAAACAATTTAAAAAAGAAATAGTTGAAAGAACATTTTTAATATATATCATTTTGTTTTCAATCCTTTTTTTAATTACAAATCATAAAATTTTCCCTATTTTGATACTTATTTTTGCCTTATCAGGTGCTGTTTTTCCCAAAGTGCCTGTGTATCTTTATAAATTTGGAAATTTTATTGGTGAATTATATACAAAACTTATTCTTTCGATAATATTTTGTTTTTTAATCTGTCCTATTTCTTTTATCAAAAAATTACAAAAGAAGAAAATTTTGGAAAAAAATAGT includes:
- a CDS encoding DUF5989 family protein — its product is ERKKFWLIPVVIILLLIGILIFVSSITGVSPFIYPLF